A single genomic interval of Syntrophobotulus glycolicus DSM 8271 harbors:
- the rlmB gene encoding 23S rRNA (guanosine(2251)-2'-O)-methyltransferase RlmB, with product MDKKDSLVFGRNAVIELLKSGHPVNKVLINSENRSNRNADILSLMKERGVPYQFVERAVLDKFSGGDKHQNIVAFTAAREYVETEDILNIARQKGEDPFILVLDELEDPHNLGALLRTADAAGVHGIIIPTRRSVGLTPAVAKTSAGAIEYVPVARVGNLVQALKQLKKAGCWVTGAEAGGRDVFSADLSGPRVLVVGGEDKGLGRLIKETCDEIVSLPMLGKMSSLNASAAGSILMYEVRRQRISGHNDNSRQSSS from the coding sequence ATGGATAAAAAAGATAGTTTAGTATTTGGACGCAATGCTGTAATAGAATTATTAAAATCCGGCCACCCGGTAAATAAGGTGTTGATCAATAGTGAGAACAGGTCAAATCGTAATGCGGATATTCTTTCTTTAATGAAAGAACGCGGGGTGCCTTATCAGTTTGTTGAACGGGCAGTATTGGACAAGTTCAGCGGCGGGGACAAGCATCAAAATATTGTGGCGTTTACAGCGGCACGGGAATATGTAGAAACCGAAGATATCCTGAACATTGCCCGGCAAAAGGGGGAAGATCCGTTTATTCTTGTCTTGGATGAACTAGAGGACCCCCATAATCTAGGTGCGCTGCTAAGAACAGCAGATGCGGCGGGGGTACATGGAATCATCATTCCCACCAGGAGAAGTGTGGGTCTGACGCCGGCAGTAGCCAAAACTTCCGCAGGAGCGATAGAATATGTGCCGGTAGCCAGGGTAGGTAATTTGGTTCAGGCTTTAAAACAGCTAAAAAAGGCCGGGTGCTGGGTAACGGGAGCCGAAGCGGGCGGAAGGGATGTTTTCTCGGCTGATCTTTCCGGTCCCAGAGTTTTAGTCGTCGGAGGGGAAGATAAAGGGCTGGGCAGATTGATAAAAGAGACATGTGATGAGATCGTATCACTTCCCATGCTGGGGAAAATGAGTTCGCTGAATGCCAGTGCCGCTGGGTCGATACTGATGTATGAAGTGCGAAGGCAGAGAATATCAGGTCATAACGACAATTCCAGACAATCTTCTTCTTGA
- a CDS encoding LexA family protein, producing MGAGDLIKQLRLKKGLTQEELGNLIGVKRAAVNKWETGSVENLKRSTIEKLSAIFGVSPIQLLGLTEAEPRDVLVSLPIVGRISCGNGVLAYEEIEGYEPTPETWLNGGEYFYLRAKGDSMKNARIQDGDLLLIRQQPDVDDGEIAAVLINDQAVLKKVYKTGDTLVLQSENPDYPPIVCDGKEDYSVRIIGKLKRTVITY from the coding sequence ATGGGCGCAGGGGATCTCATTAAACAACTAAGACTAAAGAAGGGTCTTACCCAAGAAGAGTTAGGAAATTTAATCGGAGTCAAAAGGGCCGCAGTTAATAAATGGGAAACCGGTTCAGTCGAAAATTTAAAACGCTCAACAATTGAAAAACTTTCAGCGATATTTGGTGTAAGCCCAATTCAATTACTTGGGTTAACGGAAGCAGAACCCCGCGATGTCCTCGTTTCTCTCCCCATCGTGGGCCGTATTTCCTGTGGCAACGGTGTTCTCGCTTACGAAGAAATTGAAGGCTATGAACCTACTCCTGAAACATGGTTAAACGGCGGTGAGTACTTCTATCTCCGAGCCAAAGGAGATAGCATGAAAAATGCCCGTATTCAGGATGGTGACCTGCTTCTTATTCGCCAGCAGCCCGATGTTGATGACGGAGAAATCGCTGCTGTTCTAATTAATGACCAGGCCGTGTTGAAAAAGGTGTATAAAACTGGTGACACTTTGGTTTTGCAATCTGAGAATCCGGATTATCCGCCTATTGTCTGTGATGGAAAGGAGGACTATAGCGTAAGAATTATTGGTAAGCTTAAGAGAACAGTTATTACATATTAA
- the gltX gene encoding glutamate--tRNA ligase: MTVKVRFAPSPTGPLHIGGARSALFNYLFSCNKKGKFILRFEDTDLERSSRESEKNIIQALRWLGIEWNEGMDKGGENGPYRQTERLETYQKYTNKLLAEGNAYYCYCSEEELDQERQELLMKGETPRYMGKCRSLTEAQKQVFESQGRKPVVRFRVPEGQEITINDSVRGKVTFDSNGIGDYIIVKSDGIPTYNFAVVIDDVLMGITHVVRGEEHLSNTPRQVLIYEALNFDVPEFAHISLILNTEGHKMSKRDGDTAVIDYFQKGYLPEAMVNFIALLGWSPAGEKEFFTMEELKEEFSLQRVSKSPAVFDVNKLNYINSHYLKEADLERLGCLALPFLQEEGLFVQDLSSEDQNWIRIFLGAVREKISSLSEIKAYVQYFYGQIISEPDQEAASVLRGETVPQVLELFMEKITAAEKLDPSRAKGILKEIGKELNLKGKDIFMPIRISLTGKMHGPDLDAIIALLGKDSIQARLAKTKKYLLG, translated from the coding sequence ATGACAGTCAAGGTAAGATTCGCACCAAGTCCTACCGGACCATTACATATTGGCGGGGCAAGATCGGCGTTATTTAATTATTTATTTTCCTGTAATAAGAAGGGAAAGTTTATTCTCCGCTTTGAGGATACCGATCTGGAAAGATCAAGCCGGGAGTCTGAGAAAAATATTATTCAGGCTCTGCGCTGGTTAGGGATAGAATGGAATGAAGGAATGGATAAGGGCGGAGAAAACGGGCCCTATCGCCAAACTGAACGATTGGAAACATATCAGAAGTATACGAATAAATTATTAGCTGAGGGCAATGCATATTATTGTTATTGTTCAGAGGAGGAATTGGATCAGGAAAGACAAGAGCTGCTCATGAAAGGGGAAACACCCCGTTACATGGGGAAATGCCGCAGCCTGACCGAAGCACAAAAGCAGGTGTTTGAGTCCCAGGGACGTAAACCGGTCGTGCGCTTCAGGGTGCCGGAGGGACAAGAGATCACCATCAATGATTCTGTCCGGGGCAAGGTCACCTTTGACAGCAATGGGATAGGCGATTATATCATTGTAAAATCCGATGGGATTCCTACTTATAATTTTGCCGTAGTCATCGATGATGTATTGATGGGAATTACACATGTTGTCCGCGGCGAGGAGCATTTATCAAACACCCCGCGCCAGGTATTGATCTACGAAGCACTAAACTTTGATGTCCCTGAATTCGCTCATATCTCTTTGATCTTAAACACTGAAGGGCATAAGATGAGCAAAAGAGACGGGGATACGGCTGTAATTGACTATTTCCAAAAGGGGTATTTGCCTGAAGCGATGGTCAATTTTATTGCTTTACTTGGGTGGTCCCCTGCCGGAGAAAAAGAATTCTTTACGATGGAAGAGCTTAAAGAAGAGTTTTCCTTGCAAAGGGTATCAAAAAGTCCGGCTGTATTCGATGTTAATAAGCTGAATTATATTAATTCCCATTATCTTAAAGAGGCCGATTTAGAGAGACTGGGTTGTCTGGCATTGCCTTTCTTACAGGAAGAAGGGCTGTTTGTTCAGGATCTCTCCAGTGAGGATCAAAACTGGATCAGGATATTCCTCGGCGCGGTTCGGGAAAAAATATCGTCTTTGAGTGAAATCAAAGCGTATGTCCAATACTTCTATGGACAGATCATCTCCGAACCGGATCAGGAAGCGGCCTCGGTACTCCGGGGAGAAACGGTACCTCAGGTTCTCGAGCTTTTTATGGAAAAGATCACGGCGGCGGAGAAGCTTGACCCGTCAAGGGCCAAGGGAATCCTTAAGGAGATTGGCAAAGAACTGAATTTGAAGGGCAAAGATATCTTCATGCCGATACGTATTTCGTTAACGGGAAAAATGCACGGGCCAGACCTGGATGCAATCATTGCTCTCTTGGGAAAAGACAGCATTCAGGCGCGCTTGGCAAAGACAAAGAAATATTTGCTTGGTTAG
- a CDS encoding Mini-ribonuclease 3 — MVSQIDQNSSPLTIKWQEVNILTLAYLGDAVYELWVRSHLLTKGIAKVEDLHKAAVHYVQARFQASLLKLILPELDETETGVVKRGRNAKGHHPRNIDVVTYRHATAFEALVGYWYLAGCEERMQGIFSRIDDLTVQIDSEQ, encoded by the coding sequence ATGGTATCTCAAATAGATCAGAATAGTTCACCCTTGACGATAAAATGGCAGGAAGTAAATATTCTGACTCTGGCCTATCTGGGAGATGCCGTTTATGAATTATGGGTCCGCAGCCATCTCTTAACAAAAGGGATTGCAAAAGTGGAGGATCTGCATAAAGCCGCCGTCCACTATGTGCAGGCGAGATTTCAGGCAAGCCTGCTCAAACTGATTTTGCCTGAACTTGATGAGACAGAAACAGGTGTAGTCAAGCGGGGGCGAAATGCGAAGGGGCATCATCCGAGAAATATAGATGTGGTGACCTACCGCCATGCGACGGCTTTTGAAGCACTTGTAGGCTACTGGTATCTGGCAGGGTGTGAAGAGAGAATGCAGGGTATTTTTAGCCGAATTGATGATTTGACAGTGCAAATAGATTCGGAACAATAA
- a CDS encoding class I SAM-dependent methyltransferase, protein MKIKDEILAILAECTTSETIIYLPQVQLDRKTYEVVNKCLESIGGKWNRKAKGHIVDGDAAELLDNLVLTGETTDLKKEYQFFPTPREIGVRMCEMAEINEHSQVLEPSAGNGKLIEAILAAGPRSIYAVELNPQMAEGLWKYNEDPDGPVVVVEQGDFLKLGLANKIRVNRIVMNPPFAKQQDIDHIFEAFKVLHPGGILVSVVSESPFFRTNRKSAEFREFLEKHDTEMVQLPEGAFKESGTMVRTRIIKIQKAG, encoded by the coding sequence ATGAAAATCAAAGATGAAATCCTGGCGATACTTGCCGAATGCACCACAAGTGAAACTATCATCTATCTGCCGCAGGTCCAACTTGACCGCAAAACCTACGAGGTTGTAAACAAATGCCTGGAATCTATCGGTGGCAAATGGAACAGAAAAGCCAAGGGCCACATCGTAGACGGTGATGCCGCAGAGCTTTTGGATAATTTGGTTCTAACGGGTGAGACGACGGACCTTAAAAAGGAGTATCAATTTTTCCCAACGCCGCGCGAAATTGGAGTCCGCATGTGCGAAATGGCCGAGATAAACGAGCATAGCCAAGTTTTAGAACCATCCGCGGGTAATGGCAAGCTTATCGAGGCGATTTTAGCAGCGGGCCCGCGCAGCATTTATGCTGTTGAGCTAAATCCACAAATGGCTGAAGGCTTATGGAAATACAATGAAGACCCAGACGGTCCCGTTGTTGTGGTTGAACAAGGCGATTTCCTTAAACTCGGACTGGCCAACAAAATCAGAGTAAACCGCATAGTCATGAACCCGCCGTTTGCCAAACAGCAAGACATTGACCATATCTTCGAGGCGTTCAAGGTTCTTCATCCCGGCGGAATATTAGTTTCTGTTGTTAGCGAAAGTCCATTTTTTCGCACGAACCGCAAATCGGCAGAGTTTCGAGAATTCCTCGAAAAACACGATACTGAAATGGTTCAGCTGCCTGAAGGTGCCTTTAAAGAAAGTGGGACAATGGTCAGAACGAGGATTATTAAAATTCAAAAAGCTGGATAA
- a CDS encoding type I restriction endonuclease, with the protein MDFIDQLKQFASRVENLKDQIATEEATKTSLILPFFQLLGYDIFDPTEFVPEFTADVGIKKGEKVDYAIFQNGIPIILIEAKWCGENLDKHSSQLFRYFGTSKAKFGILTNGLIYKFFTDLEEPNKMDEKPFMELNLLDIKESLVPELKKFHKSAMDIESVFNTASELKYSSLIKALLTKQLYDLEDNFVTYILGEVYDGKRTKATVDRFRVIVKRAYNQFLNETMNDRIKAAIGQSEKAVQEAAPTVEPIETVHNETEPQGSKIVTTLEELEYFFAIKSVLKDVVDPSRIFHRDTESYFGILLDDNKLKWICRISLNSAQKSIMIPDESKRPVRVQVSDVNDVYKLQQQLVEVTKRYL; encoded by the coding sequence ATGGATTTCATCGATCAGCTCAAACAATTCGCATCAAGAGTAGAAAATTTAAAAGATCAAATTGCCACCGAGGAAGCAACAAAAACGTCTTTGATTTTACCTTTCTTTCAGCTACTTGGATATGATATCTTTGATCCTACGGAATTTGTCCCAGAGTTTACCGCTGACGTGGGGATTAAAAAAGGTGAAAAAGTTGATTATGCAATTTTTCAGAACGGCATCCCGATTATTTTGATAGAAGCAAAATGGTGCGGAGAGAATTTAGATAAACACAGTTCCCAGTTATTTAGATATTTTGGAACATCTAAGGCAAAGTTTGGAATTTTAACTAACGGTTTAATTTATAAATTTTTTACCGACTTGGAAGAGCCAAACAAAATGGATGAAAAACCTTTTATGGAATTGAATCTGTTGGACATCAAAGAATCATTGGTTCCTGAATTAAAAAAATTCCATAAGTCAGCGATGGATATTGAATCGGTTTTCAATACCGCATCTGAATTGAAATATTCTAGTCTCATTAAGGCCTTATTGACCAAACAGCTCTATGATCTTGAAGATAATTTTGTAACATATATCCTGGGTGAGGTTTATGACGGCAAGCGCACAAAAGCTACCGTGGATAGATTCAGGGTTATTGTTAAACGTGCCTACAATCAATTTCTTAATGAGACTATGAACGACCGCATTAAAGCGGCTATAGGACAGTCAGAGAAGGCAGTTCAGGAGGCGGCACCAACTGTAGAGCCCATAGAGACCGTCCATAATGAAACCGAGCCTCAAGGATCAAAAATAGTAACGACTCTAGAGGAGTTGGAGTATTTCTTCGCAATTAAAAGCGTCCTCAAAGATGTTGTTGATCCATCAAGAATTTTTCATAGAGACACGGAATCATATTTCGGAATCTTGCTTGATGACAACAAATTGAAGTGGATTTGTCGTATTTCGCTTAATTCAGCACAAAAAAGTATCATGATCCCGGATGAAAGTAAGCGCCCGGTTAGGGTTCAAGTTTCTGATGTTAACGATGTTTATAAATTACAACAACAGTTGGTTGAAGTAACGAAGAGATATTTATAA
- the sigH gene encoding RNA polymerase sporulation sigma factor SigH, whose amino-acid sequence MTYNIQPELSEEDFEEVIDSVVDDEEMVELAKNGDSISQEYLINKYKNFVRAKARSYFLIGADREDIIQEGMIGLYKAIRDFRGDKLSSFRAFAELCITRQIITAIKTATRQKHIPLNSYVSLNKPIYDEDSDRTLLDVISGTKVTDPEELIISREEFDDIEEKMGEILSSLEWEVLMAYLEGKSYQEIAVDLDRHVKSIDNALQRVKRKLERYLEKRD is encoded by the coding sequence TTGACCTATAATATCCAGCCTGAACTTTCTGAAGAGGACTTTGAAGAGGTAATTGATTCCGTAGTCGATGATGAAGAGATGGTCGAACTGGCGAAAAACGGTGACTCAATTTCTCAAGAGTATCTGATCAACAAGTATAAGAACTTTGTTAGGGCTAAAGCCAGGTCGTATTTTCTAATCGGAGCTGACAGGGAGGATATTATACAGGAAGGTATGATCGGGCTGTATAAGGCTATCCGTGACTTCAGAGGGGACAAGTTGTCGTCTTTTCGAGCTTTTGCCGAGCTCTGTATTACCAGGCAAATCATTACAGCGATTAAAACAGCGACAAGGCAAAAGCATATTCCGCTTAATTCCTATGTATCTTTGAATAAACCTATCTATGATGAAGACTCGGACAGGACACTGCTTGACGTCATTTCGGGGACAAAGGTAACAGATCCTGAGGAATTAATCATCAGCAGAGAGGAATTCGATGATATTGAAGAAAAGATGGGGGAGATTCTCAGTTCTTTGGAATGGGAGGTCCTCATGGCTTACCTTGAGGGAAAATCATATCAGGAAATCGCCGTAGATTTGGACAGGCATGTTAAATCAATTGATAATGCGTTGCAGCGGGTGAAGAGAAAGCTGGAACGGTATCTGGAAAAGCGTGATTAG
- a CDS encoding recombinase family protein → MNNILNSFYGSQGGLNMEVLRGLRAAAYARFSDTKKKKNEKGKGKDINVATIEVQYKKIADFCLGYGINIVAWFKDEGETGTNLDRGDFARLVEGAKMRQFDIVVIYDLTRGSRDVVDWFSFRKEMRTLGLPVLSATEKLGDITNPSDFLTELITVGIGQHHVLQTRLKTMNAIAALAEQGRFCGGIPPLGYDIDVEKKYVVNEREAEAVRDIFRLYAAGKSYSYIVDQMKKNGVVGKRGRPIGVNSLFEILRNERYIGVYSWNKKQMKFFRKWAGGKPNPNAIIIENKIPRIIDDETWGRVKKRMEENKKNRLNKSRINREYLLSGLLKCASCGGSFVGVTTINKKGYEYKFYTCANKRRTRTCSCKNISADEIETLVVMLLKDKLLNGELIEATADAILNFGASPGRENALESIKKEITSLTIKIGNLTRILADGFDSESVREAALDMEKRKKLLEQQLQNTYPVITKPVSRDFLIKELSTDARRVMDEPGCMKEILNKYILNIKIADDKIEINAISDLNTIGCGGQI, encoded by the coding sequence ATGAACAATATCCTTAATTCTTTCTATGGCAGTCAAGGCGGCTTAAATATGGAGGTCCTGCGGGGCCTTCGCGCAGCTGCTTATGCACGGTTTAGTGACACGAAGAAGAAGAAAAACGAAAAGGGAAAAGGAAAAGATATCAATGTTGCGACAATAGAAGTTCAGTATAAAAAAATCGCTGATTTCTGCCTAGGTTATGGCATCAATATTGTGGCTTGGTTTAAAGATGAAGGTGAAACAGGCACGAATTTAGACCGGGGGGATTTCGCCCGTCTTGTCGAAGGTGCCAAGATGCGGCAATTTGATATTGTAGTCATTTATGACCTGACCCGAGGAAGCCGAGACGTGGTTGACTGGTTTTCTTTCCGCAAGGAGATGAGAACGCTGGGCCTGCCAGTTTTATCCGCTACGGAAAAGCTAGGAGACATCACAAATCCTTCAGATTTCCTTACCGAACTGATTACTGTTGGTATCGGCCAACATCATGTTTTACAAACTAGATTAAAAACCATGAATGCGATTGCCGCCCTTGCTGAGCAGGGGAGATTTTGCGGGGGCATCCCTCCGCTCGGCTATGATATTGACGTCGAAAAGAAATATGTAGTTAATGAACGGGAGGCAGAAGCCGTCCGTGACATTTTTCGCCTATATGCTGCGGGAAAGAGTTATTCATATATCGTTGATCAGATGAAAAAAAATGGAGTTGTTGGCAAGCGTGGACGGCCTATCGGAGTTAATTCCCTTTTTGAAATCCTCCGAAACGAACGGTATATTGGGGTTTACTCCTGGAATAAAAAACAGATGAAATTTTTCCGCAAATGGGCCGGGGGGAAGCCGAACCCGAACGCGATTATTATTGAAAATAAAATCCCGAGAATTATTGACGATGAAACCTGGGGAAGGGTGAAAAAGCGTATGGAAGAGAACAAAAAAAATAGGCTCAATAAGAGCCGTATTAATCGGGAATATCTCCTGTCAGGACTTCTAAAATGCGCCAGTTGTGGCGGGTCTTTTGTTGGTGTGACCACTATTAATAAAAAAGGGTATGAATATAAATTCTATACCTGCGCTAATAAGCGGCGGACCCGAACATGCTCCTGCAAAAATATCTCTGCTGATGAAATTGAGACCTTGGTTGTTATGCTTCTTAAAGATAAACTATTAAACGGCGAACTAATCGAGGCGACAGCAGATGCTATTTTAAATTTCGGGGCCTCTCCTGGGCGTGAAAATGCCCTAGAATCGATCAAAAAAGAAATTACAAGTCTTACTATCAAGATTGGTAATTTAACCCGCATACTGGCAGATGGATTTGATTCTGAGTCTGTCCGGGAAGCAGCCCTAGATATGGAAAAGAGAAAAAAACTGTTAGAACAGCAACTTCAAAATACGTATCCTGTCATCACTAAGCCTGTCAGTCGGGATTTTCTGATTAAGGAATTATCGACTGATGCCCGGCGTGTCATGGATGAACCTGGCTGCATGAAAGAGATTCTGAATAAATACATCTTAAATATAAAAATCGCTGACGATAAGATTGAGATCAATGCTATCAGCGATTTAAACACGATTGGTTGCGGGGGCCAGATTTGA
- a CDS encoding dihydrofolate reductase: MKALVAVDLNWGIGYRGNLLKRIPEDMKLFKRLTLGKVVIMGRATFESLPGKEALKDRINIVLSKNDDYEKANVTVCHSLQELFPEIQKYSSEDIFIIGGETIYSQLLPFCSQAYITKIQNKYAADKYFPNIDQDRSWKLVSQSDLKIYEDIQFFFTEYVKIKEGENNG, translated from the coding sequence ATGAAAGCTCTTGTCGCGGTTGATTTAAACTGGGGAATTGGATATCGGGGCAATCTGCTGAAAAGAATCCCGGAGGACATGAAACTTTTTAAAAGGCTGACTTTGGGCAAGGTGGTCATTATGGGGAGGGCGACCTTTGAATCATTGCCGGGAAAAGAGGCTCTTAAAGACAGAATCAATATTGTGCTCAGTAAAAATGATGATTATGAAAAGGCCAATGTAACAGTATGCCATTCGTTACAGGAGTTATTTCCGGAAATACAAAAGTATAGCTCTGAGGACATATTTATCATCGGCGGGGAAACAATATATTCACAATTGTTGCCATTTTGTTCCCAGGCCTATATCACAAAAATCCAGAATAAATATGCTGCTGACAAGTATTTTCCCAACATTGACCAAGACCGGTCATGGAAACTTGTTTCTCAAAGTGATTTAAAAATTTATGAAGATATACAGTTTTTCTTTACGGAATATGTAAAGATTAAAGAAGGTGAGAATAATGGATAA
- the cysS gene encoding cysteine--tRNA ligase, with amino-acid sequence MTVKIYNTIHKEKEEFIPREAGKVAMYACGPTTYNYFHLGNARMLVVFDMVRRYLAYKGYEVTYVQNFTDVDDKIIKRASEENCEPLALAGRYIEEYYKDANALNIQPATVHPKATDHIKEMIEIIKGLEKKGLAYPVEGDVYFAVEHFPQYGRLSGRNLEDLQAGARVEIDDKKLNPMDFALWKKAKPGEPAWPSPWGDGRPGWHIECSAMALKYLGPNFDIHGGGGDLVFPHHENEIAQSEGYLDGEQFARYWMHNAFITVNQEKMSKSLGNFFMIRDILKKFPGEVVRFYLLGTHYRSPLDFDDEKLEMAARGLDRLKTSVRLAGEALSKGKSTDSAGTRGELLNASSKARAAFEEAMEDDFNSAQAYASLFDLAKEINTALNEGGWTGAQIAEARDTLIDLAGILGFDLQKDSEVPAGESGKFNAVMELVLELRAKARADKDWSTADLIRDRLKEASIILEDTAEGSRWYLK; translated from the coding sequence ATGACAGTAAAAATATATAATACAATTCATAAGGAAAAAGAAGAATTTATCCCACGGGAAGCCGGGAAGGTGGCAATGTATGCCTGCGGCCCAACCACATATAATTATTTCCATCTGGGCAATGCCCGTATGCTGGTTGTTTTTGATATGGTAAGGCGTTACCTCGCTTATAAGGGTTACGAGGTAACTTATGTGCAAAACTTTACCGATGTTGACGATAAGATCATTAAACGGGCCTCGGAAGAAAACTGTGAACCACTGGCTTTAGCCGGCAGGTACATTGAAGAATATTATAAAGATGCAAATGCCCTGAATATCCAACCTGCCACAGTGCATCCCAAAGCGACAGACCATATCAAAGAAATGATTGAAATCATCAAAGGTCTGGAAAAAAAAGGATTGGCCTATCCTGTGGAAGGAGATGTCTATTTCGCGGTAGAGCATTTTCCACAATACGGCAGGCTTTCCGGCCGGAACCTTGAAGATCTGCAGGCTGGAGCCAGAGTAGAAATTGATGACAAAAAGCTCAACCCCATGGACTTCGCTCTTTGGAAGAAGGCTAAACCGGGTGAGCCCGCATGGCCGAGCCCCTGGGGAGACGGCCGACCCGGCTGGCATATTGAATGTTCGGCTATGGCCTTGAAATATTTAGGGCCCAATTTTGATATTCATGGGGGCGGAGGAGATCTCGTGTTCCCCCACCATGAAAATGAAATAGCCCAATCGGAAGGGTATCTTGATGGAGAGCAGTTTGCGCGTTATTGGATGCATAATGCTTTTATCACGGTTAATCAAGAAAAAATGTCCAAATCTCTGGGTAATTTCTTTATGATCAGGGATATCTTGAAAAAGTTTCCCGGAGAAGTTGTCCGTTTTTATCTTTTGGGCACCCACTATCGAAGCCCCCTTGATTTTGACGATGAGAAGCTGGAAATGGCGGCCAGGGGGTTAGACAGGCTAAAGACCAGTGTCAGGCTTGCCGGAGAAGCTTTAAGCAAGGGAAAATCCACAGATTCTGCAGGAACCCGGGGAGAATTATTGAACGCTTCTTCCAAAGCCCGGGCTGCGTTTGAAGAGGCTATGGAAGACGATTTTAATTCTGCACAGGCCTATGCTTCTCTTTTTGATTTGGCCAAGGAGATCAACACGGCCCTGAATGAGGGAGGATGGACAGGCGCTCAGATCGCTGAAGCGAGAGATACCCTGATCGATTTGGCAGGCATTCTGGGTTTTGACCTGCAAAAAGATAGTGAAGTTCCAGCGGGTGAATCGGGAAAATTCAATGCAGTAATGGAATTGGTCTTAGAGCTTAGAGCAAAAGCACGTGCAGACAAAGACTGGTCAACAGCCGATCTGATCAGGGACCGGTTAAAGGAAGCCAGTATTATTCTTGAAGATACCGCTGAGGGGTCAAGATGGTATCTCAAATAG